The following proteins come from a genomic window of Rhodoligotrophos sp. CJ14:
- a CDS encoding AraC family transcriptional regulator, translating into MPTQTLTSRVLAYSEQHAVGSVPFQTEIAGLSVSCHREPTNVTPVLYPPIFCLVLQGEKQVRLGDEIVSFSAKRSVIVGLDLPTVARVVEASSERPYLALALRLDMALIKELAAELNDCTGGDGRVSAIAAAEADEAIVNAMERLFDLLYKPAAVPILLPLLRREIHFWLLSASRGALLHQLVQTNSHAARIAEATIHIRRNYAHPLRVSDLARDAGMSVSAFHQHFKAICGTTPLQYQKRLRLLEARRLILSEGQPVSAAAYAVGYESPTQFSREFARMFGSPPREHRYSLARAEPIGIVL; encoded by the coding sequence ATGCCAACCCAAACTCTGACCAGCCGCGTCCTTGCCTATTCCGAGCAACATGCGGTGGGGAGCGTTCCTTTTCAGACGGAGATCGCAGGCCTCTCCGTGTCATGCCACCGTGAACCGACCAATGTGACACCGGTGCTCTACCCGCCGATTTTCTGCCTCGTATTGCAGGGCGAGAAGCAGGTTCGCCTTGGCGACGAGATCGTGAGCTTCTCGGCGAAGCGATCGGTGATCGTCGGCCTCGATCTGCCGACCGTTGCGCGGGTGGTGGAGGCCTCCAGCGAGCGCCCCTATCTGGCCCTTGCTCTTCGGTTGGATATGGCTCTCATCAAGGAGCTGGCCGCTGAGCTTAACGATTGCACTGGCGGAGATGGACGGGTGAGTGCAATCGCGGCAGCTGAGGCTGATGAAGCCATTGTGAACGCGATGGAGCGCCTCTTCGACCTGCTCTATAAGCCTGCCGCTGTGCCGATCTTGCTTCCCCTGCTGCGCCGAGAGATCCACTTCTGGCTGCTATCGGCGAGCCGCGGTGCTCTCCTGCACCAGCTTGTGCAGACCAACAGCCATGCTGCCCGGATTGCCGAGGCGACTATTCACATCCGCAGGAATTATGCGCATCCCCTCCGCGTCTCAGACCTTGCGCGCGATGCGGGAATGAGTGTCTCGGCCTTTCACCAGCACTTCAAAGCCATTTGCGGGACGACGCCGCTTCAATATCAAAAGCGCCTGCGCCTTCTGGAGGCCAGGCGTTTGATCCTGTCAGAGGGTCAGCCGGTGTCAGCAGCCGCCTATGCGGTGGGCTATGAAAGTCCGACCCAGTTCAGCCGAGAATTTGCTCGCATGTTCGGATCTCCACCTCGCGAACACCGCTATTCCCTTGCGCGCGCCGAACCCATTGGGATTGTGCTCTAG
- a CDS encoding SDR family oxidoreductase: protein MQITGNTILITGGGSGIGRGLAEALHAKGNKVIITGRDTRKLNAVAQDIPGIEIRALDVDDAAAIKSFAGEVLADFPALNVLINNAGIMRGETLTSGETETAEATITTNLLGPIRLTAALLPHLMSRPKAAVLMVSSGLAFVPRAFAPTYCATKAAIHSYAQSLRVQLRGSSVEVIELVPPYVQTELMGPAQAVDPNAMPLGDYISETVALLENEPNAEEILVQRVFFQRWAEREGRYEAAFKRVNG, encoded by the coding sequence ATGCAGATCACCGGCAATACAATTCTCATCACTGGCGGCGGCAGCGGGATCGGGCGTGGCCTAGCAGAAGCCCTGCATGCCAAAGGCAACAAGGTCATCATCACCGGGCGCGATACCCGCAAGCTCAATGCCGTGGCCCAGGATATTCCCGGGATTGAGATCCGCGCCTTGGACGTGGACGATGCAGCGGCGATCAAATCCTTCGCCGGAGAGGTGCTGGCCGATTTCCCCGCGCTCAACGTGCTTATCAACAATGCCGGGATCATGAGGGGGGAGACGCTGACATCCGGTGAGACGGAGACGGCCGAGGCCACCATCACCACCAACCTGCTCGGCCCCATTCGGCTGACCGCTGCTCTGCTGCCACATCTGATGAGCAGGCCGAAGGCCGCGGTGCTGATGGTCTCGTCGGGCCTCGCCTTCGTCCCTCGCGCCTTCGCGCCCACTTATTGCGCCACAAAGGCTGCTATCCACTCCTATGCGCAGAGCTTGCGCGTTCAGCTTCGAGGCTCGTCGGTCGAAGTCATCGAGCTGGTCCCGCCCTATGTGCAGACGGAACTCATGGGTCCAGCTCAAGCCGTCGATCCCAATGCCATGCCGCTCGGCGATTACATTTCCGAGACAGTCGCATTGCTCGAAAACGAGCCGAATGCGGAAGAGATCCTGGTGCAGCGCGTCTTCTTCCAGCGCTGGGCTGAGCGGGAGGGGCGGTACGAGGCCGCTTTCAAGCGCGTCAATGGATGA
- the ftsH gene encoding ATP-dependent zinc metalloprotease FtsH: MNNFRNFAVWVIIALLLFALFQLFQAPGQRSASTDVPYSQLLNDVDAGKVREVQIAGDTIISTYTDGRTHTTQAPNDPNLISELRKQNVGISVKAPADDSFLLNVFISWFPILLMIAVWVFFMRQMQSGGGKAMGFGKSKAKLLTERHGRITFDDVAGVDEAKEDLEEIVEFLKDPHKFQRLGGRIPKGALLVGPPGTGKTLLARAIAGEANVPFFTISGSDFVEMFVGVGASRVRDMFEQAKKNAPCIIFIDEIDAVGRHRGAGLGGGNDEREQTLNQLLVEMDGFEANEGVILIAATNRPDVLDPALLRPGRFDRQIVVPRPDIVGREKILKVHMRNVPLAPDVDAKTIARGTPGFSGADLANLVNEAALMAARRGKRLVTQLEFEDAKDKVLMGAERRSMMMSEEEKKLTAYHEGGHALVAMNLDASDPVHKATIIPRGRALGMVMRLPERDHLSVTRSKFKADLAVAMGGRVAEELIFGHEKVTSGASSDIKMATQMARAMVTQYGMSERLGPLAYGDNEEEVFLGHSVARTQNLSEETQRIVDAEIFKLVDEGYKLAKDILEKNIDQLHTIANGLLEYETLSGDEIRNLLNGKPPVRDTSIKEDPLPPKSAVPSAGTGRRGDAGAASGDFEPQPQA; this comes from the coding sequence GGACGTACCCTATTCTCAGCTGCTGAATGATGTCGATGCCGGCAAGGTCCGTGAGGTCCAGATCGCAGGCGATACCATCATCAGCACCTATACGGATGGGCGAACCCACACCACTCAGGCCCCGAACGATCCGAACCTGATCTCGGAACTGCGCAAGCAGAACGTGGGCATCAGCGTCAAGGCTCCGGCCGATGACAGCTTCCTGCTGAATGTCTTCATCTCCTGGTTTCCGATCCTGCTGATGATTGCCGTCTGGGTGTTCTTTATGCGCCAGATGCAATCCGGCGGCGGCAAGGCCATGGGCTTTGGCAAGTCGAAGGCGAAGCTTCTGACCGAACGTCATGGCCGCATCACCTTCGATGATGTTGCCGGTGTGGATGAGGCCAAGGAGGATCTCGAGGAGATCGTTGAGTTCCTCAAGGACCCGCACAAGTTCCAGCGTCTCGGCGGCCGTATCCCGAAGGGCGCCTTGCTGGTCGGCCCGCCCGGAACTGGTAAGACGCTGCTCGCCCGTGCCATTGCAGGCGAGGCCAATGTGCCCTTTTTCACCATTTCCGGCTCGGATTTCGTCGAGATGTTCGTGGGCGTCGGTGCCTCCCGCGTCCGCGACATGTTCGAGCAGGCGAAAAAGAACGCGCCCTGCATCATCTTCATAGACGAAATCGATGCGGTTGGCCGGCATCGCGGCGCCGGTCTCGGCGGCGGCAATGACGAGCGTGAGCAGACCCTCAACCAGCTGCTGGTCGAGATGGATGGCTTTGAGGCCAATGAGGGCGTGATCCTGATCGCCGCCACCAACCGCCCGGACGTGCTCGACCCGGCACTCCTGCGCCCTGGCCGTTTCGACCGCCAGATCGTCGTGCCGCGGCCGGATATTGTCGGCCGTGAGAAGATCCTGAAAGTGCATATGCGCAATGTGCCCCTGGCACCGGATGTGGATGCCAAGACCATTGCGCGCGGCACGCCTGGCTTCTCCGGTGCCGATCTCGCGAATCTCGTTAATGAGGCCGCCCTCATGGCCGCTCGTCGCGGCAAGCGGTTGGTCACTCAGCTTGAATTCGAGGACGCCAAGGACAAGGTGCTCATGGGCGCCGAGCGCCGCTCGATGATGATGAGCGAGGAGGAGAAGAAACTCACCGCTTATCATGAAGGCGGTCACGCTCTGGTGGCGATGAACCTCGACGCCTCGGACCCCGTGCACAAGGCCACCATCATCCCACGTGGCCGCGCGCTCGGCATGGTGATGCGCCTGCCCGAACGGGATCACCTCTCCGTGACCCGCAGCAAGTTCAAGGCGGATCTGGCTGTGGCCATGGGTGGACGTGTTGCCGAGGAGCTCATCTTTGGTCATGAGAAGGTCACCTCGGGCGCCTCTTCCGACATCAAGATGGCAACCCAGATGGCCCGCGCCATGGTCACGCAATACGGCATGAGCGAGCGCCTCGGCCCGCTGGCCTATGGTGACAATGAGGAAGAGGTCTTCCTCGGCCACTCCGTGGCACGCACACAGAACCTCTCCGAGGAGACCCAGCGCATCGTCGACGCAGAAATTTTCAAACTGGTTGACGAAGGCTATAAGCTGGCCAAGGACATCCTTGAGAAGAACATCGATCAGCTGCACACGATCGCCAATGGCCTGCTCGAATACGAGACCTTGTCCGGCGATGAGATCAGAAATCTCCTGAATGGCAAGCCTCCCGTGCGTGACACCAGCATCAAGGAGGATCCGCTGCCGCCGAAATCGGCCGTGCCTTCCGCCGGTACTGGTCGCCGCGGCGATGCGGGCGCTGCCTCGGGTGATTTCGAGCCGCAACCGCAAGCGTGA
- a CDS encoding cold-shock protein, translating to MSAGTVKWFNATKGFGFIQPDDGGQDVFVHISAVERSGLSTLREGDKLTYEVVRDSRSGKSSAERLQVS from the coding sequence ATGAGCGCTGGCACAGTAAAGTGGTTTAACGCAACAAAGGGTTTTGGATTCATTCAGCCGGACGATGGCGGTCAGGACGTGTTCGTACACATCTCCGCAGTCGAGCGCTCCGGTCTCAGCACACTTCGCGAGGGTGACAAGCTGACCTATGAGGTCGTGCGCGACAGCAGGTCCGGCAAGTCCTCAGCCGAGCGCCTACAGGTCTCGTAA
- the folP gene encoding dihydropteroate synthase, with product MHSVYIRPTGILHGIEAAAAVADRAALWLAGGPAAFSMVELIERAGASRNAQFIRASDLAQSAEPELKNRLDALTRSRPAIAGLDFSWPLVMGIVNVTPDSFSDGSLHAEANAAVEHARKLVVAGADILDIGGESTRPGAEDVPEEEEMRRVLPVIEGLGGVGVPISIDTRKASVMRAALSAGAHIINDVSALQYDPNALAAAAQSGAPVILMHAKGDPKSMQIDPRYDDVALEVFDTLAAHLATAQAAGIDRARLIADPGIGFGKTHEHNLELIAQLSLFHGLGVPVLLGASRKGFIGKITGEAEARQRVMGSVAVAMAGVQQAIQILRVHDVRETVQSIAVWRRIVTASAGA from the coding sequence GTGCACTCGGTTTACATCAGACCGACCGGAATCCTGCACGGCATCGAAGCGGCTGCCGCTGTGGCAGATCGCGCCGCTCTCTGGCTGGCTGGCGGCCCCGCGGCCTTCTCGATGGTCGAGCTGATCGAACGCGCCGGTGCATCCCGCAACGCACAATTCATTCGGGCGAGCGATCTTGCTCAATCCGCTGAACCGGAGCTCAAGAACCGTTTAGACGCACTGACCCGCTCGCGGCCGGCGATCGCAGGCCTCGATTTCTCATGGCCCCTCGTCATGGGCATCGTGAACGTCACGCCGGACAGTTTCTCGGACGGTTCATTGCACGCCGAGGCGAATGCTGCTGTCGAGCATGCGCGCAAGCTGGTTGTGGCCGGAGCCGATATCCTTGACATTGGCGGCGAGTCGACCCGCCCCGGCGCCGAGGACGTGCCCGAGGAGGAGGAGATGAGGCGCGTCCTGCCCGTAATCGAGGGCTTGGGCGGTGTCGGGGTCCCGATCTCCATCGACACCCGCAAAGCCTCTGTGATGCGCGCGGCCCTCTCCGCCGGCGCCCACATCATCAATGATGTCTCTGCCCTCCAATACGATCCAAATGCGCTGGCCGCCGCCGCCCAGAGCGGAGCACCGGTTATTCTGATGCATGCAAAGGGTGATCCCAAGAGCATGCAGATCGACCCGCGCTATGATGATGTCGCCCTTGAGGTTTTCGATACCCTCGCTGCCCATCTCGCAACCGCCCAGGCAGCCGGAATTGATCGGGCGCGCCTGATCGCTGATCCTGGGATCGGCTTCGGCAAGACCCACGAGCACAATCTTGAGCTCATCGCCCAGCTCAGCTTGTTTCACGGGCTTGGCGTACCCGTTCTGCTGGGGGCCTCGCGCAAGGGCTTCATCGGCAAGATCACCGGTGAGGCCGAGGCGCGCCAGCGCGTGATGGGATCCGTCGCGGTCGCCATGGCGGGCGTACAACAAGCCATTCAGATCTTGCGGGTTCACGATGTTCGTGAAACCGTGCAGTCCATCGCGGTATGGCGTAGGATCGTCACTGCCAGCGCTGGCGCATAA
- the glmM gene encoding phosphoglucosamine mutase, translated as MRKFFGTDGIRGQANSWPMDAETALKVGMAAGRLFMRADNNHRVVIGKDTRLSGYMIESALVSGFLSVGMNVFQFGPLPTPAVAMLTRSLRADLGVMISASHNPFSDNGIKLFGPDGYKLTDEQEHEIERLIEDGIGEPAASDKLGRAKRIEDAQARYIEFAKRTFPKDLRLEGLRVVVDCANGAAYKVAPAALWELGAEVFPLGVEPNGLNINEKCGSTAPERLCERVRELRADVGIALDGDADRVILVDEKGHIIDGDQVLALIASSWSAAGRLAGGGVVATVMSNLGLERYLGQMGLNLERTKVGDRYVVERMRTGGFNIGGEQSGHIVLSDFTTTGDGLIAALQVLGVVVASGRPVSEVCACFQAVPQVLTSVRYTDGNPLETHLVKSAIAEGEQRLGSSGRLVIRASGTEPVIRVMGEGDDEQLVRTVVREIAGAVKDSAARAAAAA; from the coding sequence ATGCGCAAGTTTTTTGGAACGGACGGCATCAGGGGACAGGCCAATTCCTGGCCCATGGACGCGGAAACAGCCCTCAAGGTTGGCATGGCCGCAGGACGCCTGTTCATGCGCGCCGACAACAACCATCGTGTGGTGATCGGCAAGGATACGCGCCTGTCCGGCTACATGATCGAATCCGCGCTCGTTTCCGGGTTTCTCTCGGTTGGCATGAACGTCTTCCAGTTTGGGCCCTTGCCGACGCCTGCGGTGGCTATGCTCACCCGATCGCTGCGGGCCGATCTCGGGGTGATGATCTCCGCCTCGCACAATCCGTTTAGTGACAACGGCATCAAGCTGTTCGGACCCGACGGCTATAAGTTGACCGACGAGCAGGAGCACGAGATCGAGCGTCTAATCGAGGATGGCATCGGGGAGCCGGCTGCCTCCGACAAGCTCGGCCGCGCCAAGCGTATCGAGGACGCTCAGGCCCGCTATATCGAATTTGCCAAGCGCACATTCCCGAAGGATTTGCGGCTGGAAGGCCTGCGTGTGGTGGTCGATTGCGCCAATGGGGCCGCATACAAGGTCGCGCCCGCCGCGCTATGGGAATTGGGTGCGGAGGTCTTCCCCCTTGGGGTTGAGCCGAATGGCCTGAACATCAACGAGAAATGCGGCTCCACCGCGCCTGAGCGGCTATGCGAGCGGGTACGCGAATTGCGGGCCGATGTCGGCATAGCGCTGGACGGAGATGCAGACCGGGTGATCCTGGTGGACGAGAAGGGCCACATCATCGATGGCGACCAGGTGCTCGCGCTCATTGCCAGCAGCTGGTCTGCGGCCGGCCGGCTCGCCGGAGGCGGCGTGGTGGCAACCGTCATGTCGAATCTCGGCCTCGAGCGCTATCTTGGCCAGATGGGTCTGAACCTGGAGAGGACCAAGGTCGGCGATCGCTATGTCGTGGAGCGAATGCGGACTGGAGGCTTTAACATCGGTGGCGAACAATCCGGTCATATCGTGCTGAGCGATTTCACCACCACCGGCGATGGTCTCATCGCGGCTTTGCAGGTTTTAGGCGTGGTTGTGGCCAGCGGTCGTCCGGTCAGCGAGGTTTGTGCCTGCTTCCAGGCGGTGCCGCAGGTTTTGACCAGCGTGCGCTATACCGATGGCAACCCGCTTGAAACACATCTTGTGAAAAGCGCCATTGCCGAAGGCGAGCAGCGGCTGGGTTCCTCAGGCCGGCTGGTGATTCGCGCTTCGGGCACGGAACCAGTGATCCGCGTCATGGGCGAGGGGGATGATGAGCAACTCGTCCGCACTGTGGTGCGGGAAATTGCTGGAGCGGTGAAGGACAGCGCAGCGCGTGCCGCCGCGGCGGCCTGA
- a CDS encoding DUF1127 domain-containing protein, translating into MSALALKLLSRKADRALLEKIDTAYHALGTHRERKLAATALAKLDDRLLNDIGVSRAEIQLDGLGLADQKKPGWGQR; encoded by the coding sequence ATGTCAGCGTTAGCCCTGAAGCTTTTGTCGCGAAAGGCGGACAGAGCTCTGCTCGAGAAAATAGACACCGCCTATCACGCACTTGGCACCCACAGAGAGCGGAAACTCGCCGCCACCGCGCTTGCGAAGCTGGATGACCGGCTTTTGAACGATATCGGCGTGAGCCGGGCCGAGATCCAGCTGGACGGCTTGGGTTTGGCAGACCAAAAGAAGCCTGGATGGGGGCAGCGGTGA
- a CDS encoding GlxA family transcriptional regulator, whose protein sequence is MSRHPVSTKSAPLHVSLVAIPEAVVSTLSGIFDVMNAFAIMAPPGAFSSEVDTASREENATKRPQAFSREVDNASREENAGSPALGAVSLMGEKRRRSGAAPAHAPPFRVEIVGLQTGPLELASHVPITVQRSIAALETTDIIIVPSVLLGSDGWRKGRYPELIEWLHAMHARGAHLCSACSGIFLLAETGLFDGMDATVHFGYAEAFAATFPRVRIHPERVLVVSGEQEELISSGASMTWHDLVLYLIARHAGATAAQAVARFFALQWHQDGLAPYIVFEGRNDHGDLAIRAAQDWVATHFSVAHPVEEMIRRTGLAERTFKRRFTSATGLGPLVYVQRLRIEDAKRRLERTEASVDEISWQVGYEEPAFFRRLFKRVTGLTPGVYRRRFRIPDYARADRKDPRPRIRA, encoded by the coding sequence ATGTCGCGTCACCCAGTATCGACCAAATCGGCGCCGCTCCATGTGAGCCTCGTCGCGATTCCCGAGGCTGTGGTTTCCACGTTGAGCGGCATCTTCGACGTGATGAACGCCTTCGCGATCATGGCGCCACCCGGAGCATTTTCAAGCGAAGTGGACACCGCTTCGCGTGAAGAAAATGCGACCAAGCGACCCCAAGCATTTTCAAGGGAAGTGGACAATGCTTCGCGTGAAGAAAATGCGGGGAGCCCAGCGCTCGGGGCGGTTTCGCTCATGGGGGAAAAACGAAGGCGTTCTGGCGCGGCGCCTGCTCACGCGCCGCCATTCCGTGTCGAGATCGTTGGTCTGCAGACAGGCCCGCTTGAGCTTGCCAGTCACGTGCCCATCACCGTGCAACGCAGCATTGCGGCGCTCGAGACCACCGACATCATCATTGTTCCCTCTGTCCTGCTTGGGTCGGATGGCTGGCGGAAGGGGCGTTATCCGGAACTGATCGAATGGCTCCACGCGATGCATGCCCGCGGCGCGCATCTGTGCTCGGCTTGCTCCGGCATTTTTCTGCTCGCCGAAACGGGGCTGTTCGATGGCATGGATGCCACTGTGCATTTCGGCTATGCCGAGGCCTTCGCTGCCACTTTTCCGCGGGTGCGGATTCACCCGGAGCGCGTTCTGGTCGTCTCCGGCGAGCAGGAGGAACTCATCAGTTCCGGCGCCTCCATGACTTGGCATGATCTGGTGCTCTACCTGATCGCGCGCCACGCTGGAGCAACCGCGGCCCAGGCCGTCGCGCGGTTCTTTGCCCTCCAATGGCATCAGGACGGATTGGCGCCCTACATCGTATTCGAGGGGCGCAATGATCATGGTGACCTGGCCATTCGGGCGGCCCAGGATTGGGTCGCCACGCATTTCTCGGTCGCCCATCCCGTGGAAGAAATGATCCGGCGTACGGGCCTTGCTGAGCGCACCTTCAAGCGCCGCTTCACCAGCGCGACCGGACTGGGCCCGCTGGTCTATGTCCAGCGCTTGAGAATTGAGGACGCCAAGCGTCGCCTGGAACGAACCGAAGCCTCGGTTGATGAGATCAGCTGGCAGGTGGGCTACGAGGAGCCCGCCTTCTTCCGCCGCCTGTTTAAGCGCGTCACAGGCCTGACGCCGGGTGTCTATCGTCGGCGTTTCAGGATTCCGGATTACGCGCGAGCGGACCGAAAAGACCCGAGACCCAGGATCAGGGCTTAA
- a CDS encoding outer membrane protein — protein sequence MKQLRVLGAAMLLCAASNVALAADLVPIEPPPVVEPAGIYFRGHLGWSFTDTKYHGYALDENGDPQRVNYRADDNAFTVGIGFGYYVTDGFRVDLTGDYSGAYKTRHLLQLEVPAGGGPGPVVPPENVRRENMNVWTLMGNAYYEVPYFDFATPYVGVGVGWGWIDKVQNDDGFALAAHAGVSFAVTENLSLDIGYRFRDIMIEGPNFTDHSILAGFRIGF from the coding sequence ATGAAGCAACTGAGAGTACTCGGGGCTGCTATGCTGCTCTGTGCCGCAAGTAATGTCGCGTTGGCGGCTGATCTTGTTCCGATCGAGCCGCCGCCTGTTGTCGAGCCGGCCGGAATCTATTTCCGCGGTCACCTCGGCTGGTCGTTCACCGACACTAAATATCATGGATACGCTCTCGATGAGAACGGTGATCCACAACGGGTCAACTACCGCGCTGATGATAACGCGTTCACCGTGGGCATAGGCTTTGGCTACTATGTCACTGACGGGTTTCGGGTCGATCTGACAGGCGATTATTCCGGCGCCTACAAGACACGTCACTTGCTGCAACTGGAGGTGCCCGCAGGTGGGGGACCTGGTCCGGTCGTTCCCCCCGAGAATGTGCGCCGGGAGAACATGAACGTTTGGACCCTGATGGGAAACGCCTATTACGAAGTTCCCTATTTCGACTTCGCTACTCCCTATGTTGGCGTTGGTGTGGGCTGGGGATGGATTGATAAAGTCCAAAACGACGATGGCTTCGCACTTGCGGCTCACGCGGGCGTAAGCTTTGCCGTGACCGAGAATCTATCCTTGGACATCGGCTATCGTTTTCGGGATATCATGATCGAGGGTCCGAACTTCACCGATCATTCGATTCTGGCCGGCTTCCGAATCGGGTTCTGA
- a CDS encoding outer membrane protein: protein MKMAAKVLIGGGILLASASTAATAADLLPPPLPEPVAEASCLYFRVDGGASFHERPNVYKNHGGKKNKAIGEKLKDSGFVEGGVGCQFTPMFRADIVGGYRFNTKMDNKYNDLDATLSTGTIFANGYIDLDYFGFVKPYVGGGVGVAFHHIGDVDMPILSGSGSSTDFAWNVQAGLAFDVTENIALDVGYRYVDLGDAKSGGKDPFHVDNITAHEARVGIRFKLN from the coding sequence ATGAAGATGGCGGCGAAGGTTTTGATCGGCGGGGGAATCCTCCTGGCTTCGGCATCAACTGCGGCGACCGCGGCGGATCTCCTGCCGCCTCCGCTGCCCGAACCCGTAGCAGAGGCGAGCTGCCTGTATTTCCGTGTGGATGGTGGTGCCAGCTTCCACGAGCGTCCCAATGTGTACAAAAATCACGGGGGCAAGAAGAACAAGGCTATTGGTGAGAAGCTGAAGGATTCCGGCTTCGTCGAGGGCGGTGTTGGCTGCCAGTTCACCCCCATGTTCCGGGCGGACATCGTGGGTGGCTATCGGTTCAACACGAAGATGGACAATAAGTATAACGATCTCGACGCGACGCTTTCCACCGGAACGATTTTTGCGAACGGCTATATCGATCTCGACTATTTCGGCTTCGTGAAGCCCTATGTGGGTGGCGGCGTCGGCGTTGCCTTTCACCATATCGGTGATGTGGACATGCCCATTCTGTCTGGATCGGGCTCGAGCACGGATTTCGCTTGGAACGTTCAGGCAGGTCTCGCCTTTGACGTGACCGAGAATATCGCACTTGACGTCGGCTATCGCTATGTCGATCTGGGCGATGCCAAGTCCGGCGGCAAGGATCCGTTCCATGTGGACAATATTACGGCCCATGAGGCGCGAGTGGGTATTCGCTTCAAGCTGAACTAA
- a CDS encoding outer membrane protein, which produces MRVKSALLGISALGLLAGNVLAADFGSPYVPAEQPMPEPYYQDNSGWYLRGDLGWSFLDSEIGRKNDSAFTVGAGVGYRFSNTFRGDVTVDYSGIYDVGYHNKIDAWTVLANGYVDIPLNDMVVPYLGAGLGYGWIDGKHGYSEEGVTAAAMAGIGFQVSQNTMIDVGYRFRDAFIDGSNFFDHSLRAGLRYSF; this is translated from the coding sequence ATGAGGGTGAAATCAGCATTGCTGGGGATCAGCGCGCTGGGCCTACTCGCCGGCAATGTGCTGGCAGCCGATTTCGGATCGCCATATGTCCCGGCCGAACAGCCGATGCCCGAGCCGTATTATCAGGACAATAGCGGCTGGTATCTGCGAGGCGATCTCGGCTGGTCCTTTCTCGATTCCGAAATTGGCCGGAAGAATGACAGTGCCTTCACAGTCGGTGCAGGCGTCGGCTATCGTTTCAGCAACACGTTCCGCGGTGACGTGACGGTGGATTACTCCGGCATTTATGATGTCGGGTACCACAACAAGATCGATGCCTGGACTGTTCTCGCCAATGGCTATGTGGACATTCCCCTGAACGATATGGTCGTTCCCTATCTCGGCGCCGGGCTTGGCTATGGCTGGATCGATGGCAAGCACGGTTACAGCGAGGAGGGAGTTACGGCTGCCGCGATGGCGGGTATCGGATTCCAGGTCAGTCAGAACACTATGATCGATGTTGGCTATCGATTCCGCGATGCCTTCATCGATGGCTCGAATTTCTTCGACCACTCACTGCGCGCTGGCTTGCGTTACAGTTTCTAA
- a CDS encoding class I SAM-dependent methyltransferase produces MDIRSIPLDESKLNALVTRAVDDLSAGYGGVMVSLGNRLGLYKAMAGAGPLSAREVAGRAGCAERYVREWLNSQVAGGYVTYHPTSDTYELTPEQAFVLADEDSPVFMPSAWAISASMWSDEDKAVEAFRTGKGIPWGDHDGRLYCGVAAFYRNAYRGSLVSEWLPALDGVVEKLKAGARVADIGCGHGYSTILMAQAFPASEFHGFDAHPESVTEAQRLAGEAGVGERVRFASARADDYPGRDYDLICFFDCLHDMGDPVAGAAHAAKTLAPDGTVMLVEPFANDRVEDNISSVGRMYYSASTMICCAHAISEGGHMVLGAQAGEARLADVFRKAGFTRFRRAMATPFNLILEARR; encoded by the coding sequence ATGGACATCCGGTCCATCCCTCTCGATGAATCCAAACTCAATGCGCTCGTCACGCGCGCTGTCGATGATCTCTCCGCCGGCTATGGCGGGGTCATGGTGAGCCTTGGAAACCGGCTCGGCCTCTATAAAGCGATGGCCGGGGCCGGACCGCTCAGCGCGCGGGAAGTCGCGGGACGTGCGGGCTGCGCCGAACGTTATGTGCGCGAATGGCTCAATTCCCAGGTCGCTGGCGGCTATGTCACGTATCATCCGACCAGCGACACCTATGAGCTGACGCCAGAGCAAGCCTTTGTGCTTGCCGACGAAGACAGCCCGGTCTTCATGCCCAGCGCCTGGGCCATTTCTGCATCAATGTGGTCCGATGAGGACAAGGCGGTGGAGGCGTTCCGCACCGGAAAGGGCATTCCGTGGGGTGATCATGACGGTCGGCTCTATTGCGGGGTGGCTGCGTTCTATCGCAATGCCTATCGCGGCAGCCTGGTTTCGGAATGGCTGCCGGCTCTGGACGGGGTCGTGGAGAAGCTCAAAGCCGGCGCGCGTGTCGCCGATATCGGTTGCGGGCATGGCTATTCAACCATTCTGATGGCGCAGGCATTCCCGGCTTCAGAATTCCATGGCTTCGATGCCCATCCGGAGTCGGTGACCGAAGCGCAAAGGCTGGCTGGGGAAGCTGGGGTTGGCGAAAGGGTGCGTTTCGCGTCGGCCCGCGCCGACGACTATCCCGGCCGCGACTATGACCTGATCTGCTTTTTCGATTGCCTGCACGATATGGGTGATCCCGTCGCGGGGGCAGCGCATGCCGCGAAGACTTTGGCACCCGATGGCACGGTGATGCTGGTCGAACCGTTTGCCAATGATCGGGTCGAGGATAACATCTCGTCAGTTGGACGGATGTATTACTCGGCATCCACGATGATCTGCTGCGCCCATGCGATTTCCGAAGGTGGCCACATGGTCCTCGGTGCGCAAGCAGGCGAAGCACGCCTTGCGGATGTGTTCCGCAAAGCTGGCTTCACGCGCTTCCGTCGCGCCATGGCAACGCCCTTCAACCTTATTCTCGAGGCGCGTCGCTAA